One window of Leptospira yasudae genomic DNA carries:
- a CDS encoding hemerythrin domain-containing protein: protein MELIGKLKKQHLIVNEYAHQIESEIDKANPNIGHLVELLSIFSASLLFHLNVEDMELYLKMESYTHNSPTLVSLFEQYQKTMFGLKDTLLDYASKYSDPLTIEMNFSVFREETETILKLLRSRIEREESEFYPLIEEILRKLANEPKAVPRE, encoded by the coding sequence GTGGAACTAATCGGAAAACTCAAAAAACAACACTTAATCGTGAACGAATACGCGCACCAGATCGAATCGGAAATCGATAAGGCAAACCCGAATATAGGTCATCTCGTCGAATTGCTTTCCATCTTTTCGGCCTCCCTTCTCTTTCATCTGAACGTGGAAGACATGGAACTCTATCTCAAGATGGAAAGTTATACGCATAACTCGCCTACTTTGGTTTCCCTTTTCGAACAATACCAAAAGACGATGTTCGGTTTAAAGGACACGCTTTTGGATTATGCGAGCAAATATTCCGATCCGCTGACGATCGAAATGAACTTCTCAGTCTTCCGGGAAGAAACGGAAACGATCCTCAAACTTCTTCGGAGCAGAATCGAACGGGAAGAATCGGAATTCTATCCTTTGATCGAGGAGATTCTCAGAAAACTCGCGAACGAACCCAAGGCGGTTCCGCGAGAATAG